agaacatcgaacaacgCGGTATTTATACCCTCATAATGttagcgacatttgcgaggtaccatgccatgcatggtcaaaaaggtcctttatcattgagtttaaacttgaatcggaaagcactcgatgatgtgtgagaatttgccccttctcgattcctgatGGTAATGTTATTCCTTAGGGTTAAGTTCTCATTAGGAGAGGGATGggacctcagacatttcgacacaaatgtggatatcaaatgcgtgctgcacttccgaatccctttaatttgagccccatattgccatggccggtaaatatgaaccggttggagggtgttttggggctggggcggccacctgcactttgcactgaaaatagatatccaattcgttctttattcccaacgaaaattaagttcagtttaggtggtgctttagggcgtaccccaaaacacttgctccaaaattggatatcaaattcattttctactctcaaatattgtcataatgggtcaaatatccCATTTGATGTACAATATCTttaagaggaaaagcgccacctagacttgaacgcaaactttaatgtcatattcataatctacttcctaatacctttcatttgagtcccatatagccatggtcggctaatatgcccaattGAGGGTATTTGAAGGCaagttttaatgtcatttttgttagctactcccaaatacctttcatttgagtgccatatagccatggtcggctaatatgcccatttggaggtatttggggcagggtgacctcccattacttggacctattgttttatgccatatttgtaatctactgcctaatgctttttatttgagtcccatattgacatgaacttcgaatataccTGTTTagagggttttggggttggggggaccATTTGATAACCTTATTGTGCACATCGAactactttcggatatgggtggcatttttggggtaaggtggaGAGTCCGCCTCATCCCgacatctaaaaattatatagcctatgtttcctttcagacaaacgtacacaatgtatgaacattttaagaaaatcggttcagccaagtatcatatagtcataatgggtctaatggcgtttttgaggggtggcgtgaacacttatacttcgatctgattttgtttgccagattcgaaatcgtctcccgaatatctttcatttgagccccatattgaaatgaacgtccaatatgtctgtttgggggagttttgggattgggtggcccgatgggtacttagattagaattttaataccatattcgtattctactttccaatacctttctctTAATagctatattgtcccgattggtccacttttgattttgggttgtgtgtttggcatatgggggagggtccgtcccccttccgataccgaaaaattttatagcctatgtttcctgctagacaaacctacacaataagctaaaatttcgagaaaatcggttcagccgttttcagtccatacggaacaaataatccgagtcccatatatccatgattggctaatgtgcccattttgggcgtttttgtggggtgaccccctatacttcaacatgaatttgtatgccagattcgttatatactcccgcatacttttcatttgatacccatattgtccttatcggtccacttttgattttgggtggtgtttttggggtaacggtggagggtccgcccccttccgttatcaataaattaaaaagcctattcctacttcctgaccatattcgtaatctactcccaaataactttcatttgagtcccatattgtcaaataaacctattttaaggggttttaaggctggggcggccccttaGGTACTTGGATCAAAatgttattatgaaattcgtactctattcttgaatacctttcatttgaatcccatattgtccctatcggtccacttttatttttgggtagtacttttggggtaaagatatcaaaaaattatatagtctattgttttttgagtctatacggaacaaactaacaaaccgacgaacaaacaaacaaacatacaaataaacaaacacaaattgaattttatatataaagaattttGCGGTACACCTTGGTATGAGCATCATTAATGAGAAATCTCGGCATGGGATATAAAGCTTTACATTTCCATATTAGTATCATATGGTCGAAACATTTCTAATCTTTATTTTTGTGCTCATGACTTTCATGCAATTTATTTTGCTTTGCGGTACACCATAGCGTATGAGCATTATTAATGGGGAAAATGCCTCATACGCGTATAAATACAGAGTTAACCAAAAGGCTTCATGAACGATTTCTGTGgttttttataccttacaccactactgtggtacagggtattataacttagtgaattggcATTAGTGAAACACCCAAAAGTAAAAGAGATacaccattgataagtataccgatcgactcagaatcactttctcattcgatttagctatgtccgtcggtctgtccatgttttgcattcgatcgtcttcaaatttggtatggtcaTGTGtttcggcctaaagacgaagcctattgaaattgggaaaaatcggttcggatttggatatagctcccatatatatgttagtccgatttgcagtaataatgcaataaaattttcatttgttatccgattctcttcaaatttgttaggaaggattttctcttgactctcgacattactagtgaatttcagggaaatcggtccagatttacatataactcttatatatatatatatatatatataaatatatatatatatatatatatatatatatatatatatatatatatatatatatatatatatatatatatatatgtatatatatatatatatatatatatatatatatatatatatatatatatatatatatatatatatatNNNNNNNNNNNNNNNNNNNNNNNNNNNNNNNNNNNNNNNNNNNNNNNNNNNNNNNNNNNNNNNNNNNNNNNNNNNNNNNNNNNNNNNNNNNNNNNNNNNNNNNNNNNNNNNNNNNNNNNNNNNNNNNNNNNNNNNNNNNNNNNNNNNNNNNNNNNNNNNNNNNNNNNNNNNNNNNNNNNNNNNNNNNNNNNNNNNNNNNNtctcgactctcgacattactggtaaatttcatggaaattggttcagatttacatatagctcttatatatatatcgcccgattttcactcctagagccactgggagcgcatttattgaacaatcttaccaacattttgcacaacaacgaccttgacgactgccacaatatctgagaagtttggtcgaaatcggttctcatatatatgttcgtccgattttgagaaatattgctataaagcgctcatttattaacagattctcttgaaatttgttaggaacgattttctcttgacattactggcgaattttatggaaattggtccagatttagatatagctgccatttatgtagatcgcccgatttttatttctagagccattgcaagcccatttattgaccaatcttgccaacattttgcacaaagctttgacgactgccacagtatctgagaagtttggtcgaaatcggtttagaattagacatagctcccatatatatgttcgtaaatGTTGGGTAATTTGGAatgatgttgtcatttgtgaaccgtatttattaaagttggaacatatttgctcgccgaagtccatcaaaattggttcagtattagacatagctcccacttggtacccatagggtaggtgtagggtattataaagtcagaaccgcccgacttttgcctttccttactggttagtgCATATAAAAGTGGTAAACAACTTAACTATCTCAAGTCCAAAAGCCACCCGGGTGGGATCTTTATTTTCAAACATCAATAACTCGGCGAATTTTTatcatatcaaaaaaaaactttaaactcAGTGGCTAAATTCGTTTTCCTTACAAGAAAATAATATCCAACCTGaggcgtatttataaggtggccgcatcggtCAATTACTACAACAAAGCAcctttttgggaacttgatatgtcataATTTGTGAACAGGGcgaagaaaattcaattcgcCGTGAAATTTAAAAGTTGCGGCGAATTTGCTTCAACCATTAagagcaagaagaaagaagatttttaatttttgaatgtcaagcaaaaaaaaaagtggaatgctccatacgaagtagctgcaacagcagtcgcggacaattagcggtgtcgagcggagagtctcagtgagaggtcgggcggcatcggctcttgcacaaatactgagtacctatgatgctcgatatgacaagacgagttattgacgcttttaaataaccgtggcgatcggtccttttaaccggaacgagcttgctcacctacgggtgcttgacgaggatcgtcacctccacatgaaaatgtggatacaacaacaacagcgaaaAGCTCCATTAGGACTATTGTGACTAGAGCACAAGGACGGTTTTTATAAACCTTTTTGGGTCTCTTGGCTAATTGTGAAATTTTTAGATCATTTGGAAAGGGGGCGTCTAAAGTTTGTTGGATACGAGGATGACGCTTTCATCGTGGTGTGTGCCCGTTCAGAGAACATACAGTATGCTACCAAGATAAAGTTGGTGCTATTCACCAATATGAAGTAATTTGGTGTGTTCAGGGGACCTCTCCTAGATGGGATGGATCTATCGCTCTCACTACTGATAGAGCTTCAAACTAGCAATTGGAATGTCACGACTTTGAAAATAAAGATTGGAGGGAACTTCTTCAGCCCGCCTGGCCCGCATTattgtcatgcatgttggctcTTTATCTTCTTCATTGCAATATCTGACATTGAACTGCCGTAAATTTGGTCTTTGTTCTTCAGCGCTTTTTGAATCTATTTCGGGGGTGACGCAGTAAACCTAAGTTCCCTGAGTGAAGTTGGTTGACGTGTACCATTGTTAGACGCGTACCATTATATAACTTAAGTTTATTACGCCTTGATCCAAACCCTAATTGTGATCCTAATTGTGAAATTTTTAGATCATTTGGAAAGGGGGCGTCTAAAGTTTGTTGGATACGAGGATGACGCTTTCATCGTGGTGTGTGCCCGTTCAGAGAACATACAGTATGCTACCAAGATAAAGTTGGTGCTATTCACCAATATGAAGTAATTTGGTGTGTTCAAGGGACCTCTCCTAGATGGGATGGATCTATCGCTCTCACTACTGATAGAGCTTCAAACTAGCAATTGGAATGTCACGACTTTGAAAATAAAGATTGGAGGGAACTTCTTCAGCCCGCCTGGCCCGCATTattgtcatgcatgttggctcTTTATCTTCTTCATTGCAATATCTGACATTGAACTGCCGTAAATTTGGTCTTTGTTCTTCAGCGCTTTTTGAATCTATTTCGGGGGTGACGCAGTAAACCTAAGTTCCCTGAGTGAAGTTGGTTGACGTGTACCATTGTTAGACGCGTACCATTATATAACTTAAGTTTATTACGCCTTGAACCAAACCCAAACCCTGATTTCccgtaattattattttttttttaaatattttattcaaaacccacccgggtgGGATCcaaattttctgcaaattattgggttgtccaaaaagtaattgcggatttttcatatagtcggcgttgacaaattttttcacagcttgtgactctgtaattgaattctttcttctgtcagttatcagctgttacatttagcttgctttagaaaaaagtgtaaaaaaagtatatttgattaaagttcattctaagttttattaaaaatgcatttactttcttttaaaaatccgcaattactttttgggcaacccaatagtttgtgcCCCACCATAAAAAGgaataatattttattaaaaaaatgaacATAACTTGCGTTATGatccataaaataaaaaatcctatAATATATGCAGATAATTTGTACTTGTGGGAAGAAGAATGTGTTCCCCTATGGCCAAGTACGTGCCTTGGCCCAACTCATGCAGAAACTGTCTTAATGAAGAAGTTGGTTGATTGGGGAATTTTGCTTTCACTTAAAAAAAACCTACTGGAGGGAGATGTGGTTGGAGGGGATGTTGTTTTTTGCTGTCTTCTTCCATTTTTCTTTTCACAAGTATGAAATTTTGGGATATATATGACATTTTCTTCCAAATTATATAGTTGACCCACCCGGACCACGACGTATATTAAAACCTTTGAACCTGCGAACTGTAACGATAGTAATTTTAGCAAACTAGGATGTTATCTCAAAATGTTTTCCCATCATCGTGGAGGACGTCAGGGAAGTTTGAaagaatttgtaaaaaaaaatgtttaaatacatttttcttgCAATTACGATTTAAACTTAATAtactctctctccctcttttgtttaataaatttaTCTTTTAATTATGGTTTTAACAAaatgttctctctctctctctaatttcagtatggtttatatggctgttTCATGGGTTGCTTTATCTACATATTTCTGGGTTCAAGGTAAGAACTACCCTATTACTTTACCCTGTATATACACATACTACAACTTAATCTGTCTTAATTTACAGTAAAGATGTTCCTGTTGGTCCCACCGCCATCTCTGCTCTATTGACATTCCAAACTGCCCATGGTGTTTGGCAAAAAGCTGTACTGCTAACCTTTCTCACCGGAGTTATAGAAATATGCATGGGCGTATTTCGTTTGGGCTTTCTCATTGACTTTGTCTCAGGGCCAGTGAGTGCGGGCTTCACCAGCGCTGGTTCTCTGATCATTTTTACCTCGCAACTCAAGGATTTATTGGGTGTCAATACCAAGGGTGATACTTTTGTGGATATGTGGATTTCAGTCTTTAGCGATTTACACAACATTAGTTGGAATGATGCCGGTTTGGGTGTGGCCTGCATAGTAGTGCTGCTAAGTATGCGTGCCATGGCCAGCATGAGTTTTGGACCCAAGGAGGGCAAAGAGAAGACTTTCTGTCAGAAATTTTGGTCTGGCCTATTTTGGGTTGTGGGCACTTCGAGAAATGCTGTTTTGATCATTACCACCTCAGCTATTGGCTATTATTTGTTGAGCTCCGATATTAATATTTTCCGTATGGTGGGCTATGTGCCAGAAGGTTTGCCCAAATTTAGTTTGCCACCTTTCTCCATGACCACAGTGACCAATAGTACCTCGGGTGATATAATAGAGGAATATGAAAGTTTTGGCCAAATGGTCAGTAGCTTGTGCTCGGGGCTTATAGTGGTGCCTTTAATTGCTTTGCTGGAGAACATGGCTGTGGTGCAGGCTTTTGGTGAGTTTtattataaccttatatagaaaAGCCTGGttaatgattttgtttttcattttcagcCAATGGCAAACCTTGTGATGCTACCCAGGAATTAATTGCCGTTGGTGTCTGCAATGTGGCCAATTCGTTTGCCCAAGGCTTCCGAGGCAATGGTGGCATTGCTCGTGGCGCTGTCTTGAATTCCAGTGGTGTTCGCACTCAAATGTCCAATATCTATACTGGTCTCATTGTTATTGTGGCTCTGTTGTATCTGACTCCTGCCTTCTATTACATTCCCAAGGCAGCTTTGGCGGCTGTGATTATGGCAGCTGTTATCTTTATGATCCAATATCGTGTGGTCAAACCAATGTGGAGAAGCAAAAGTAAGTTCTAAAGATTTTACTAAGGAaactatgaaaaatattttaaaaaaatgcagACAAAAGAACAGGCACGCGGTAGGATAGATAAAACGTTAACACTTATCAGCTCAATAACATAGATACGTATGTTCTTTCTTTGTGGAGCTTGCGCAAACAAGTTGATGTATACGCCTCATGACTGTCTCAACTCTGACCATAAACACCTTACCCGGCAACCCGTCTGCTCCTGCAGGCATATTATCATTTATAGTTTCTACCCATTCAACATTACGTATGTTTGGTTAATAGAATACTCCAATACTGTTGTCAGAGATTTGTTTGGTGGCATCCTTGGCGCCACAACAGCCTGGTGGTATCAACAGAATagaaaaatgttattttcataGACTGGGCACTTTCCCTCAACATGATTTTGTTCTAAAACTCTACTTAAAAATGAGCCTGTACTGAGCCCTTAAGTCTAAATTTGGATTCTTCTCATCAATTCCCTTTTAAAATTGCCTCTTTTAGTTTCTCTCCTTTGCTGCAAAATTGGGTTTTCCACCCTTTTTCTCCCGCTACCTTTTAATATCACTTTGTGTTGCTATTGACTGAAGGGTTGCCTGTATATCGCATTCATCGTTGTCCAACGCTTCACCATTATCCAGCAATACTATTCGTCTTCTAAAAGCACTTTGATCATTAACCACCCACAAGCATGAAATCTCAGCACCCGAATTCGGTTTCTACTGTTTTGGGATGCAAATGGTTATGCTCTCCTGCCAGCAGCATTAAAAAAAGTACAAACACCttgtatttgagccccacattgccaaggtcagtaaataagtcccatttggggggtttttgggggatggggaggACACCTGGATATtaatttcgtgttctactcccaactacttttatttgagccatggtcggtaa
This Stomoxys calcitrans chromosome 2, idStoCalc2.1, whole genome shotgun sequence DNA region includes the following protein-coding sequences:
- the LOC106082721 gene encoding sodium-independent sulfate anion transporter — translated: MRSDQPAQQRNNSSGSEVSLEIPPNAIYNTSRDCIVQDGDSADGGSNCCTKTTDWLKQTSANIFRKKTLYKRLPILTWLPKYNRNDFVGDLMAGITVGLTVIPQGLAYAGIAGLDLQYGLYGCFMGCFIYIFLGSSKDVPVGPTAISALLTFQTAHGVWQKAVLLTFLTGVIEICMGVFRLGFLIDFVSGPVSAGFTSAGSLIIFTSQLKDLLGVNTKGDTFVDMWISVFSDLHNISWNDAGLGVACIVVLLSMRAMASMSFGPKEGKEKTFCQKFWSGLFWVVGTSRNAVLIITTSAIGYYLLSSDINIFRMVGYVPEGLPKFSLPPFSMTTVTNSTSGDIIEEYESFGQMVSSLCSGLIVVPLIALLENMAVVQAFANGKPCDATQELIAVGVCNVANSFAQGFRGNGGIARGAVLNSSGVRTQMSNIYTGLIVIVALLYLTPAFYYIPKAALAAVIMAAVIFMIQYRVVKPMWRSKKSDLIPGLATFIACLVLPLQLGILVGIGINIVFILYHAARPKLRVETLCTSNDIKYIMLTPDRCLIFPSVEFVRNVITKHGRKTTLPVVIDCTHIYGADYTAAKVVSTMIDDFENRQQKLYFYNLQPRVAEVFEGINNNLEVIYDMNSLELMLSGKEDHTTSKL